In Listeria cossartiae subsp. cossartiae, one genomic interval encodes:
- the xseA gene encoding exodeoxyribonuclease VII large subunit encodes MEQDKYLTVAAITKYIEKKFEVDPYMKQVFVRGEISNLKQPASGHLYFTVKDEFAMLRSVMFHKAVQKIGFVPEDGMNVLITGRIGVFNKAGRYQFYAEHMEPDGVGALYIQLEQLKAQLEKEGLFAETHKKVLPSFPSKVAVVTSKTGAAVRDILTTIHRRMPSVEVIVYPTIVQGEKAAQKIVENIGKINQRNDIDVMIIGRGGGSLEELWAFNEEPVVRAVYDSDVPVISAVGHETDFALSDFSADVRAATPTAAAELAVPDYRDLAERLAERQYRLRAVTRQLLERKERSLEQLKQHLLLNGPKHQLEQQMERTDYFAERLNNAFSKQVFVKQTAFQRLNDRLHYYHPKKEIELQKEQIVLRQQALDKAMKQLLKDKQQSFFRQVDALEHLSPLSLLKRGFGVTYKENTLVKSVQELEVGDNIQVKMQGGHIDALITAKEEDTSGN; translated from the coding sequence AAATATATTGAAAAAAAGTTTGAAGTAGATCCATACATGAAACAAGTTTTTGTGCGCGGAGAAATTTCTAATTTAAAACAACCGGCGAGTGGACATCTATATTTTACGGTAAAAGATGAATTTGCGATGCTTCGTTCTGTCATGTTTCACAAAGCAGTTCAAAAGATTGGTTTTGTCCCAGAAGATGGTATGAATGTCCTAATCACAGGGCGGATTGGTGTATTTAACAAAGCCGGACGTTATCAGTTTTATGCAGAACACATGGAACCAGATGGCGTTGGGGCGCTTTATATTCAATTAGAGCAATTAAAAGCACAATTAGAAAAGGAAGGGCTTTTTGCGGAAACGCATAAAAAAGTGCTTCCTTCTTTCCCGTCCAAAGTCGCTGTAGTCACATCAAAAACGGGTGCAGCAGTTCGCGACATTCTAACAACGATTCATCGCAGAATGCCATCTGTAGAAGTGATTGTTTACCCAACGATTGTTCAAGGTGAGAAAGCGGCACAGAAAATCGTCGAAAATATTGGTAAAATTAATCAACGAAACGATATTGACGTCATGATTATCGGACGTGGTGGAGGTTCCTTGGAGGAATTATGGGCTTTTAATGAAGAACCAGTTGTTCGAGCGGTGTATGATTCCGATGTACCAGTCATCTCGGCAGTCGGGCATGAAACGGATTTTGCCCTAAGTGATTTTTCAGCTGATGTAAGAGCGGCAACACCAACTGCCGCAGCCGAACTTGCTGTCCCAGACTATCGTGATTTAGCAGAACGATTAGCAGAACGTCAATACCGATTACGAGCAGTAACAAGGCAATTATTAGAAAGAAAAGAACGTTCACTAGAGCAGCTGAAACAACATTTATTACTAAATGGTCCGAAACATCAATTAGAACAACAAATGGAACGGACAGATTATTTTGCAGAACGTTTAAATAATGCCTTTTCTAAACAAGTATTTGTTAAACAAACAGCATTCCAGCGATTAAATGATCGATTACATTACTATCACCCGAAAAAAGAAATTGAACTTCAAAAAGAACAGATTGTGTTACGCCAACAAGCCTTAGATAAAGCGATGAAACAACTTTTGAAAGATAAACAACAATCTTTCTTTAGGCAAGTCGACGCGCTAGAACATCTGAGTCCTCTTTCTTTATTGAAGCGGGGATTTGGTGTAACGTATAAAGAGAATACGCTGGTCAAATCGGTCCAAGAACTTGAAGTTGGCGATAATATCCAAGTGAAAATGCAAGGCGGACACATAGATGCACTCATTACCGCGAAGGAGGAAGATACAAGTGGCAACTAA
- a CDS encoding exodeoxyribonuclease VII small subunit — protein sequence MATKKKTFEEAIAELETIVEALENGSASLEDSLDMYQKGIELTKLCQDKLQAAEKRMAKVVTDAGEEIPFEADGE from the coding sequence GTGGCAACTAAAAAGAAAACTTTTGAAGAAGCAATTGCAGAACTAGAAACAATCGTAGAAGCGCTCGAAAATGGTAGTGCCTCACTAGAAGATTCCCTCGACATGTATCAAAAAGGAATCGAATTAACGAAATTGTGCCAAGATAAATTACAAGCAGCAGAAAAACGAATGGCAAAAGTAGTCACAGATGCAGGAGAAGAAATTCCTTTTGAAGCGGATGGTGAATAA
- a CDS encoding polyprenyl synthetase family protein: MQDLTFFLEQYKKVIDESLFKEINTRHIEPKLKESMLYSVQAGGKRIRPMLVFATLQALKADPLLGVKTATALEMIHTYSLIHDDLPAMDNDDYRRGKWTNHKIYGDATAILAGDALLTLAFSILAEDENLSLETRLALIKEISFSSGAEGMVGGQQADMEAENKQVSLEELSSIHARKTGELLIFAVTSAAKIAEAAPEQTKRLRIFAENIGIGFQISDDILDVIGDETKMGKKTGADAFLNKSTYPGLLTLDGAKRALNEHVSIAKSALSGHGFDDEILLQLADLIALREN; the protein is encoded by the coding sequence TTGCAAGATTTAACCTTTTTTCTAGAACAGTACAAAAAAGTAATCGATGAGTCGCTTTTTAAAGAAATAAACACACGTCATATTGAGCCTAAATTAAAAGAATCCATGTTGTATTCTGTTCAAGCAGGTGGAAAAAGAATACGGCCAATGCTTGTTTTTGCAACGTTACAAGCTTTAAAAGCAGATCCACTTTTAGGCGTAAAAACAGCAACTGCTTTAGAAATGATTCATACGTATAGCTTAATTCATGATGATTTACCGGCAATGGATAATGATGATTATCGCCGCGGGAAATGGACGAATCACAAAATTTATGGTGATGCGACGGCTATTTTAGCAGGAGATGCGTTGCTTACGCTGGCATTTTCTATTTTAGCGGAAGATGAAAATTTATCATTGGAAACACGCTTAGCTCTGATTAAGGAAATTAGTTTCAGTAGTGGCGCAGAAGGCATGGTCGGCGGACAACAAGCAGATATGGAAGCCGAAAACAAACAAGTCTCACTAGAAGAACTATCATCTATTCACGCGCGAAAAACAGGGGAATTATTAATTTTCGCAGTAACTTCTGCCGCGAAAATTGCTGAAGCTGCTCCGGAGCAAACAAAACGGTTGCGAATTTTTGCGGAAAATATTGGTATCGGTTTTCAAATTAGCGACGATATTTTAGATGTAATTGGCGATGAAACAAAAATGGGTAAAAAGACAGGGGCGGATGCTTTTCTGAATAAAAGTACCTATCCCGGATTACTCACGTTAGATGGTGCTAAAAGGGCATTAAACGAGCATGTTTCAATTGCAAAGTCAGCGCTTTCAGGACATGGTTTTGATGACGAAATTCTGTTGCAACTTGCTGATTTAATCGCACTTAGAGAAAATTAA
- a CDS encoding cold-shock protein, which yields MEQGTVKWFNAEKGFGFIERENGDDVFVHFSAIQGDGFKSLDEGQAVTFDVEEGQRGPQAANVQKA from the coding sequence ATGGAACAAGGTACAGTAAAATGGTTTAACGCAGAAAAAGGATTTGGTTTTATCGAACGCGAAAACGGTGACGATGTATTCGTACATTTCAGCGCTATCCAAGGCGACGGATTCAAATCTTTAGACGAAGGTCAAGCAGTAACTTTCGACGTTGAAGAAGGCCAACGCGGACCTCAAGCAGCTAACGTTCAAAAAGCGTAA
- the dxs gene encoding 1-deoxy-D-xylulose-5-phosphate synthase produces the protein MSCFYLDLLQIKDPSFIKQLDIHELEALAADIRAFLITSTSKSGGHIGPNLGVVELTIALHYTFNSPTDKFIWDVGHQSYVHKILTGRANQFDTLRQHGGLDGFPKRKESIHDVFETGHSSTSLSAAAGMVIARDIKKEDFYVVPVIGDGALTGGMALEALNHIGDMGKNMIVILNDNDMSIAPNVGALHNVLGKLRTSDKPRQTETNAGSTFFEELGFMYLGPIDGHNLEAIITNLELAKRTKGPVLLHIVTKKGKGYQPAELDSRGTWHGTGPYKVETGSFIKPIKHAPSWSSIISNELMRLAKTDERIVAITPAMPVGSKLEKFAQAFPERFFDVGIAEQHATTMAAGLATQGMKPFLAIYSTFLQRAYDQLVHDVSRQKLNVVIGIDRAGLVGADGETHQGIFDISFLNSIPNMTIAMPKDEIEAKQLMDTAFAYDDGPFAIRYPRGNGPGTAFTESTELIPVGQWETLIQPIDAVILTFGPTIQLALKAAERLEAEGRHVGIINARYIKPLDETLLHQILKRKIPILTVEESLLKGGFGASVLEFIEANNYTDVAIHRIGLPDEFISHGSVPLILESFGISTTGMVLKIKEMLAQSEKLRAKRL, from the coding sequence GTGAGTTGTTTTTATTTGGATCTTTTACAGATAAAGGATCCCTCCTTTATTAAACAGTTGGATATACATGAATTAGAAGCACTTGCGGCAGATATTCGCGCTTTTTTAATTACTTCTACTTCCAAATCAGGTGGGCATATTGGTCCGAACCTTGGTGTGGTAGAACTAACGATTGCGCTGCATTACACTTTTAATAGTCCGACAGATAAATTTATTTGGGATGTTGGTCACCAGTCTTATGTGCACAAAATCCTGACTGGAAGAGCGAATCAGTTTGATACATTACGCCAACACGGTGGTTTAGATGGATTTCCTAAGCGAAAAGAATCTATCCATGATGTGTTTGAAACGGGCCACAGCTCGACTTCTTTGTCAGCAGCAGCTGGAATGGTCATTGCGAGAGATATAAAAAAAGAAGACTTTTATGTAGTTCCTGTGATTGGTGATGGAGCGCTGACTGGCGGGATGGCCTTAGAAGCCTTGAATCATATAGGCGACATGGGTAAAAACATGATTGTGATTTTGAATGATAATGATATGTCGATTGCACCGAATGTGGGGGCGCTCCACAATGTACTTGGAAAATTAAGAACATCCGATAAACCCCGACAAACAGAAACAAATGCCGGTAGTACTTTTTTTGAAGAATTAGGATTTATGTACCTCGGACCAATTGATGGGCATAATTTAGAAGCTATTATTACTAACTTGGAATTGGCTAAACGCACGAAAGGTCCTGTACTCCTCCATATCGTCACGAAAAAAGGAAAAGGGTACCAACCGGCCGAATTGGACTCTCGTGGCACCTGGCATGGTACAGGGCCATACAAAGTCGAAACGGGTAGCTTTATTAAACCGATTAAGCATGCGCCGTCATGGAGTTCAATTATTAGTAATGAATTAATGCGTTTAGCAAAAACTGATGAACGCATTGTAGCGATAACTCCTGCAATGCCGGTCGGGTCTAAACTAGAAAAATTTGCGCAAGCTTTCCCGGAACGGTTTTTTGATGTTGGGATTGCCGAGCAGCATGCGACAACGATGGCGGCTGGTTTAGCAACGCAAGGAATGAAACCTTTCCTCGCCATTTATTCGACCTTTTTACAGAGAGCTTATGACCAATTAGTTCATGATGTTAGCCGGCAAAAGTTGAATGTCGTTATTGGGATTGACCGAGCTGGACTAGTTGGTGCGGACGGCGAAACACATCAAGGTATTTTTGATATTTCGTTTTTGAATAGTATTCCGAATATGACGATTGCGATGCCAAAAGATGAAATCGAAGCAAAGCAGTTAATGGATACAGCGTTTGCTTATGATGATGGACCGTTTGCAATCCGTTATCCGCGTGGAAATGGACCTGGTACAGCGTTTACTGAATCAACCGAGCTTATCCCAGTCGGACAGTGGGAAACACTTATTCAGCCGATTGACGCCGTTATTTTAACTTTTGGACCAACTATCCAATTAGCGCTTAAAGCGGCGGAACGATTAGAGGCAGAAGGGCGTCATGTTGGTATAATTAATGCGCGCTACATCAAACCGTTAGACGAAACACTTTTACACCAAATTTTAAAGCGAAAAATCCCCATTTTAACTGTCGAGGAATCATTATTAAAAGGCGGATTTGGCGCGAGTGTGTTAGAATTTATTGAAGCGAATAATTATACGGATGTTGCGATACACCGAATTGGATTACCAGATGAATTTATTAGCCATGGTTCAGTACCGCTAATACTGGAATCATTCGGCATATCGACAACTGGAATGGTATTAAAAATAAAAGAAATGCTCGCACAAAGCGAGAAGTTAAGGGCGAAGAGACTATGA
- a CDS encoding TlyA family RNA methyltransferase, producing the protein MTIKKERADILLVEQGLFETREKAKRAIMAGIVYRKEERVDKPGEKIPVDSELQVKGKQMPYVSRGGLKLEKALQVFDFDVKDKLMLDIGASTGGFTDCALQNGARHSYALDVGYNQLAWKLRNDDRVTVMERTNFRHVTPADFAEGLADFATIDVSFISLKLILPVLRTVLVTGGDVMTLIKPQFEAGREQVGKKGIIRDPAVHASVVENIVQFALDNGYDLMGLDFSPITGGEGNIEFIAHLKWTGEETGTSHLEADAITKLIEKAHTKLDK; encoded by the coding sequence ATGACAATAAAAAAAGAACGCGCAGACATTCTGCTAGTAGAACAAGGTTTATTTGAAACAAGAGAAAAAGCAAAACGCGCTATTATGGCGGGGATTGTTTATCGAAAAGAAGAACGCGTAGATAAACCGGGAGAAAAAATCCCTGTAGACAGCGAACTTCAAGTGAAAGGGAAACAAATGCCATACGTCAGTCGTGGCGGCTTAAAATTAGAAAAAGCATTGCAAGTATTTGATTTCGATGTGAAAGACAAACTGATGCTAGATATTGGTGCTTCGACAGGTGGTTTTACAGACTGCGCTTTGCAAAATGGAGCAAGACACTCGTATGCCTTAGATGTTGGCTACAATCAATTGGCGTGGAAACTGCGTAATGATGACCGAGTTACCGTGATGGAACGAACTAATTTCCGTCATGTGACACCAGCTGACTTTGCGGAAGGTTTAGCCGATTTTGCGACAATTGACGTTTCCTTTATTTCGCTCAAACTGATTTTACCAGTGCTTAGAACGGTACTTGTGACAGGCGGCGATGTGATGACGCTTATCAAACCACAATTTGAGGCTGGCCGGGAGCAAGTTGGCAAAAAAGGAATTATTCGCGATCCGGCAGTACATGCGTCTGTCGTGGAAAATATCGTTCAATTTGCGCTCGATAATGGTTATGACTTGATGGGACTTGATTTCTCGCCTATTACGGGAGGCGAAGGAAACATCGAATTTATCGCGCACCTTAAATGGACTGGCGAAGAAACTGGAACAAGCCATTTAGAAGCAGATGCGATTACAAAACTTATCGAAAAAGCACATACTAAATTAGATAAATAA
- the ahrC gene encoding transcriptional regulator AhrC/ArgR: MNKGHRHIIIRELITSNEIDTQEDLVELLLERDVKVTQATVSRDIKELHLVKVPTQTGGYKYSLPADNSFNPHQKLKRALIDCFIGIDNVQFMIILKVMPGNGNSVGALIDNLDWPEKAGTICGDDTCLIICRSEENAKTLTDRFIDML, translated from the coding sequence ATGAATAAAGGTCATCGTCATATTATTATTCGAGAATTGATTACATCTAATGAGATTGACACGCAAGAGGATTTAGTAGAACTTCTATTAGAACGCGATGTGAAAGTCACCCAGGCAACCGTTTCCCGTGATATTAAAGAACTTCATCTTGTCAAAGTTCCAACACAAACAGGGGGCTACAAATATAGTCTTCCTGCCGATAATAGCTTTAACCCACACCAAAAATTAAAACGCGCTTTGATTGATTGCTTTATTGGTATCGATAATGTGCAATTTATGATTATTTTAAAAGTAATGCCAGGTAACGGAAATTCCGTTGGTGCATTAATAGATAACTTGGACTGGCCAGAAAAAGCTGGAACTATTTGTGGAGATGACACTTGCTTGATCATTTGTCGCTCAGAAGAAAATGCCAAAACATTAACAGATCGTTTTATCGATATGCTTTAA